Below is a window of Deltaproteobacteria bacterium DNA.
AATCCGGCGCGTGGTTGAAATCCAGGAAGATCTGGGGCTTGACGTGCTGGTCCATGGCGAACCCGAACGCAACGACATGGTGGAATACTTCGGCCAGCAGATGGATGGATTCTGCTTCACCCAAAACGGCTGGGTGCAGAGCTACGGCAGCCGCTGCGTGAAGCCGCCGGTCATTTACGGAGACATCACGCGGCCCCGGCCCATGACCGTGGACTGGATCACCCACGCCCAGTCCCTGACCAAAAAGCCCATGAAGGGCATGCTCACCGGGCCGGTGACCATCCTGTGCTGGAGTTTCGTGCGTGACGACCTGAGCCGCGCCGAGGTCTGCCGCCAGCTGGCCCTGGCCATCCGGGCCGAAGTGCTCGATCTGGAGCAAGCCGGGGTGCGCCTCATCCAGATCGACGAGGCCGCCTTCAGCGAGGGCATGCCCATCAAGGGCGTGGACCGAAACGCCTATCTGGCCTGGACCGTGGAGAATTTCCGCATCGCCACCTCCGGCGTGGCCGACTCCACCCAGATCCATTCCCACATGTGCTACAGCGAGTTCAATGACATCATCGGCTCCATCGCGGCCATGGACGCCGACGTCATCAGCATCGAGTCCAGCCGAAGCAAGATGGAGCTGCTCGAAGCCTTCCGGAAATTCGACTACCCCAATGAAATCGGCCCCGGCGTGTACGACATCCACAGCCCGCGCGTACCCTCGACCGAGGAAATGACCGACCTCCTGCGCCGCGCCCTGGAACGCATCCCCAAGGAACGGCTGTGGGTCAATCCGGA
It encodes the following:
- a CDS encoding 5-methyltetrahydropteroyltriglutamate--homocysteine S-methyltransferase, which produces ATQKCAEIRVLGQVMAGQDHAGILADNAAAIRSRAQSPKVVNPAVRAACAGIDAGMTTRANPYSTRKAAQAWLNLPLLPTTTIGSFPQTPEIRQQRASFRAGDIDREHYEAYLREEIRRVVEIQEDLGLDVLVHGEPERNDMVEYFGQQMDGFCFTQNGWVQSYGSRCVKPPVIYGDITRPRPMTVDWITHAQSLTKKPMKGMLTGPVTILCWSFVRDDLSRAEVCRQLALAIRAEVLDLEQAGVRLIQIDEAAFSEGMPIKGVDRNAYLAWTVENFRIATSGVADSTQIHSHMCYSEFNDIIGSIAAMDADVISIESSRSKMELLEAFRKFDYPNEIGPGVYDIHSPRVPSTEEMTDLLRRALERIPKERLWVNPDCGLKTRDWPETLASLRNMVEAAHRLRAELA